In Leifsonia sp. PS1209, the genomic stretch GAAACGCGCTTCACGATACGCCGCGCCCGGCGGGCGGTCCAGGTGCGGGTCAGGCGGCGAGTTCGGCGTCCAGGCTGATCGCCCGGTGGTCGGAGGCGCCGCGCGGCAGCACATCCACCCGCTGGATCTCGAACCCCGTCGACGTGACGAAGTCGAAGTATCCGGTGAAGAACTTGTAGCGCAGGTAGGTCGGCTCTGTACTACGGCTGAGCGCGTAGCCCGCCGTCGTCAGGTGCCGCTCCAGCCCGCGGATGAACCAGGGGTAGTTGAAGTCGCCGACCATCACAGAGGGGATGTCGGCGGCCAGGGAGCGCATCCCGGCGTGGGCGGCGGCGATCTGCTTGCGCCGCAACGAGTTGGATGCGGTCAGCGGCGCAGCGTGGAACGACCCGACGAGCACGTCCTCCTCGGTCTCCCTGTCGTGCAGGCGCACTGCGAGCAGGCGCTCATTCGCCGGGGCGAGCACGCGGTCGTGCACCGACTTCTGCACGGCGAACACCTTGGTGTCGAGGATGTCGTAGCGGTCTTCGCGCACGTAGACGGCGAGGCCGAGACGGTTGGTCCTCGTCGCGTCGGCGAGGATCAGGTGGTGGAGACGCTCGGGAAGCGCCTCACTGTCGCACTCCTGCAGGCACAGCGCGTCGACGTCGTAGGTTGCAGCGATGTCCGCGAGCTCGTGGCCTGCTGCGTGCTTGCGCAGGTTGTAGCTGACGATCTTCAGGGGAACTCCTCGTGTCTCGCACCCCGTCTTCGGGGACGCCTCATCATTCTCACCCACAACGGTGCCGAGACGCGCTCGCGCGCCGCTTCGCACACGGAATTCACACGAGTGCCATCGGCTTCGGCGACCGGACGGGTACGGTGTGAGCATGGCAGGCGACGCAGTTGTCCTCACGGTCCCCGGTCCGCACGGCGAACGCGAGGTGCGGGTCTCCAGTCCCGGCCGCGTGCTGTGGCCGGAGCTCGGCATCACGAAGCTCGACCTCGCGAACTACTTCGTCGCGGTCGGCGACGCGTTCGTCCGCGCCAACGGCGACCGGCCGGTGTCGCTGCAGCGTTTCCCGGAGGGCATCGACGGCGAGCAGTTCTTCTCGAAGAACCCGCCGAGGGGCGCGCCGGACTACGTGCGCTCGGTGATGGTGGTCTACCCGAGCGCCCGCTCGCATCCCCAGCTCGTCATCGACGAACCGGCCGCCGCGGTGTGGGCGGTGCAGATGAACACGGTGGTCTTCCACCCGTGGCCGTCGCGCGCGGAGAACTCGGACAACCCCGACCAGCTCCGCATCGACCTCGACCCGCAGCCCGGCACCGACTTCGGCGACGCGATCCCCGCGGCCATCGAGCTGCGCGCCGTGCTGCGCGAGGCCGGCCTGGATGCGTTCATCAAGACCTCCGGCAACCGCGGCCTGCACGTGTTCGCCCCGATCGAGCCGACCCACGAGTTCCTGGATGTGCGGCACGCTGTGATCGCCGCCGCCCGCGAACTGGAGCGCAGGATGCCCGACAAGGTCACGACGGCGTGGTGGAAGGAGGAGCGCGGCGAGCGCATCTTCGTCGACTTCAACCAGGCCAACAGGGACAGGACGATGGCGGGCGCATACAGTCCGCGCGCTCTCGCCCACGCACCGGTGGCCACGCCGATCACCTGGGACGAGCTGGAGTCGACGGACCCGCGCTCCCACACCATCCTGACCATCCCGGAACGGCTGGCGACGGTCGGCGACCCGTGGGAGACGTTCGGCGACAAGCCGGGCCGCATCGACGAGCTGCTCGGCTGGTGGCAGCGCGACCTCGACGACGGCCTCGGCGAACTACCGTTCCCTCCCGACTACCCGAAGATGCCCGGCGAGCCGCCGCGCGTGCAGCCGAGCCGCGCCAAGAAGCCCTAGCCGCGCCCATCCATCCCCACACGGGCGAAACCATCGAGCCGGGACTTATGCACGGGTGCGACCGGCGTGTCGCGTGCACAAGTCCCGGCTCGATGGCTTCGGGTCAGCTGAGGACGTTTCCGAGGTCGTAGGCGATCGGGCGGTCGAGCTGCTCGTACGTGCAGGAGCGGGCGTCGCGGTCTGGACGCCAGCGCTCGAACTGGGCCGTGTGGCGGAACCGCATCCCCTCCATCTGGTCGTAGCGCACTTCGAGCACGCGCTCCGGCCGCAGGCGCACGAACGACACGTCTTTGCCGGACGAGAACCTGCTGCGCTCCGTCTCGCCGGTGACGGTCTGCCCGTCGTCGTCCCGGAGCACGAGCGGGTCGAGTTCGTCCACCAGTTCCAGCCTGCGCTTGTCGGTGAACGCGGAGACGCCCCCGATGTTGCGCAGCTCGCCGTCGGAGTCGTACAGGCCGACGAGCAGGGACCCCACCCCTCGCCCGCTGGTGTGGATGCGGTAGCCGAGCGCCACAACGTCGGCCGTGCGGTGGTGCTTGACCTTCAGCATCGTGCGCTTGTTCTGCGCGTACGGCGCCGCCAGCGGTTTGGCGACGACCCCGTCGAGCCCGGCGCCCTCGAACTCGACCAGCCAGCGGCGGGCGAGGTCGACGTCGGTGGTGGTCCTGGTGAGTTCGATGGGCGCGGGGAGGTCGCCCGCGAACGATTCGAGCGCGGCACGCCGCTCCGAGAACGGCCGGTCGAGGTACGACTCGTCGCCGAGCGCGAGCAGGTCGAATGCGACGAAGGTGGCCGGGGTCTGCTCGGCCAGCAGCTTCACCCGGCTCGCGGCGGGGTGGATGCGCTGCGACAGCGCCTCCCAGTCGAGCCGCTGCGCGCCGGGCTCGCCGGTCGGCACGACGATCTCGCCGTCGAGCACGCACGGCCCGGGCAGGATGCGCGTGAACGCCTCGACGAGTTCGGGGAAGTACCGCGTGAGCATCTTGGAGCCCCTGCTGCCGATCTCGACGCTCTCGATGGTGCCGGTGCCGTCTGGGTTGCTGGTGCCGGTCGCGTAGACGATGGCGCGGAACCCGTCCCATTTGGGTTCGTAGCTGAGCCCGCCGTCGACCTTGTCCGGATCCGGCACGGTGGGGACGGCTTTCGCCAGCATGGGGGCGACCGGTTGGGCGGGCGACGGGTGCGTTGGCTCCATGCGTCGATCATCCCGCGTCGGCCGGCCGGGCGGAACCCTTGCGTTCGCCAGCGTGCGCTCGGCGCCCCTGCTGGCCGGTCGCTGGGCATCCGCTCGGAGCCCTTCGGTGTTAGGTAAGGCTCGCCTATACTGAGAACACGATGTACCGACCCGATCACGCGAACCACACCGCGACCACCGCCCACCACGACGACCGTGTGCAGTTCCTCGTCGTCGGTGACGAGTCGTCGCTGACCGAGCTCGAAGCCGAGCTCGCGCTGCTTCCGCTGTGCGCTCGCGGCCGGGTCTTCGTGGAGGTCGGAGACGCGGACGAGATCGTCCAGCTGGCCACCCCGATGCGCATGACCGTCACCTGGCTCACCCGCCACAACCGCAGCGGCCGCCCGGGAACCGGCGAACGCTGCGCTAGGGGAGAGGCCGCCACCCGCGCGGTCCGCGCCTGGACCACCGAGATGCTCTGCGATGGACCGGGCGAGACCCGCGTCATCCTGACCGGCGGCTTCGCCCTGGTCTCCGAGGTGCGCGACCACCTCGAATCGGTCGTCGGCATGCCCGCCGACGCCATCGTCGCCCCCGCCTACCACTGACGGCGCCCCGCGCACCCTCACGGCGCTCCCCTGACCTCACGGCGTCACCGCGGCGTCACACGCGGGTGTCCACCCCCACGAGCTGTTCGGTGATCGTCCACAGGTCGCGGCCGAGCTGCGCGTCTTTCGCCTGCGCGGCGGTGGGACCGTTGGCGCTGAGGCGGTCGAAGTACGTTCCGCTCGGCGCACCGACCGGAGCCTCCGCGGCGAGGCGGACGAGCGGAGCCGCCCCGGCCTCGACGGGGACGCCGTAGCCGTTGCGGGTGACGAACGCCCCGAACCGGATCAGCGGCGACGTGCGGCCGAAGTTGGTCGCGATCGTGCCCGGATGGAACGAGAACGCGTCGACGCCCGTGCCGGTGAGACGCTCCGCCAGCTCCCTGATGAACAGGATGGTCGCCAGCTTGGCCGTGCCGTATGCCCGCCAGCCGCCCAGCCAGGCGCGCTTCTCCCAGTCGAGGTCGTCGAGGCGGAGGTGACCGAAGCGGTTGGCGAGGCTGGCCGTGGACACGACCCGCACATCCCGGCCCAGCGCCGCCGTCTGTTCCAGCCGGGGCCGCAGCAGGTGGGTGAGCAGGAACGGCGCCAGATGGTTGGCCTGGATGGTGCGCTCGTGGCCGTCGACCGTGAGCTCGCGCTTGGCGTTCAGGCCGCCGGCGTTGTTGGCGAGGACGTCGATGGTGTCGTAGCGGTCGAGCAGCGCGCTGGCGAGCGCCCGCACCTCGTCGAGCTTCTCGAAGTCGGCGAGGAACGGCGTCGCCCCGATCTTCTCCGCGATGCCCCTGGTGCGCTCCGGGTTGCGCCCGACCACCGCCACCTCGTTGCCCTGCTCGGAGAGCCGCTGGGCGGCGACCAGCCCGATCCCGGAACTCGCACCGGTCAGGACGATCGTGCGCCGGGAACCCTCGGACGCTGCGGTCATCGGTAGCCACCTTTCTCGAGGCCGGCCTCGATTTCGAAACGGTTCTTCAGCGGATCCCGTCCGGAGACGAGGTAGAGCAGAGGGAACACCATGCCGTAACGCTGCCACTGACGCTTGTGAATCGCCTCGTGCTCCAGGATGTCGTCCGAGACGTTCTGCGCGGTGAGGTAGCAGCCTCCGACGCACGAACCGCCCCTGCCGAACGTGCGCTCCGGCATCCCGCGGAACACGAACAGCCCGGCGCGGCGCTCGACGCGGCCCGTGCTCCAGATGAAGCCCCAGACCAAGCCGACGGCCGTGGCGTAGAGGTAGCCGAGTGTGCTGATCGGGGAGTCGAACAGCACGCGGGTGATCACGCGCATCCCGTTATTCCTTCGGCCGGCCGTACGTTTCGAGCAGCCGCAGCCAGACCTCGCTGAGAGTCGGGTACGACGGCACGGCGTGCCAGAGGCGGGAGAGGGGGACCTCGCCGACCACTGCGATGGTGGCCGAGTGCAGCAGCTCGCCGACATCCTGCCCGACGAAGGTGACCCCGAGGACGACCTGACGGTCCTCGTCGACGACCATCCTCGCCTTCCCCACGTAGTTGTCCGCGGCGATGCTCGCGCCAGAGACCCCGCTGATCTCGTAGTCGACCACCCTGGTGCGGTATCCGGCCTTCTCGGCGGCTGCGGCCGTGAGGCCGACGGACGCGACCTCCGGGTCGGTGAACGTGACCTGCGGCACCGACTGGTGATCGGCCGTCGCCACGTAGGTGCCCCACGGCTCGAGGGAGACCGTCGCCCCCTTCGCCCTGGCCGCGATCGCGTCTCCCGCGGCCCGCGCCTGGTACTTGCCCTGGTGGGTGAGCAGCGCGCGGTGGTTGACGTCGCCGACGCCGTAGAGCCATCCACCGTCGACCGGCTCGCCGTCGGCGCCGAGGACGCGCATCGAGTCGTCGACGTTCAGCCACGCCCCGCCTTCGAGACCGAAGGCCTCCAGGCCGAGGCCCGCGGTGTGCGGGATGCGTCCCGTCGCCACGAGGAGTTCGTCGGTGCGGATGGTGGTGCCGTCGTCGAGCGTGAGCTGGAAGCCGTCGTCGTCCGTGCGCTCGACGGCGGTCGGGGACACGTCGAGGTGCAGGTTCGCGCCGAGTTCGCGCAGCGAGTCCGCGACGAGTTCCCCGGCGAACGGCTCGTTCGCGCCGAGCAGGCCGCTGCGGGAGACGAGGTGCACCTCCGTGCCGAAGCCGGCGTACGCCGTGGCCATCTCGACCCCGACGACACCGCCGCCGAGGATCGCGAGCGACACGGGCACGCGCTGGACGCTCGTGGCGTCCCTGCTCGTCCACGGCTCGCTCTCGCGGAGGCCCGGGATGTCGGGAAGGAGGGAGGCGGAACCGGTGCAGACGGCGACGGCGTGCTTTGCCGTGAGCACCGTCTCTGTGCCGTCCTCGGCCGTCACGGTCACCTCGCGGACACCGGTGATGACGGCGTGGCCCCTGACGAGGTCGATGCCCGCTCCGTTCAGCCACTCCACCTGCCCGTCGTCTTTCCAGTCGCTCGTCATGACGTCGCGGCGCCGGAGCACCGCCTCCACGTCGAGCCGGCCGGTGACGGCCTCGCGCGTCCCGCCGACCCGTTGCGCCGCGCGCAGCAGCGCTCCGGAACGGAGCAGCGCCTTCGACGGCATGCAGGCCCAGTACGAGCACTCGCCTCCGACCAGCTCGGCCTCCACGATCACGGTGCGCATCCCGCCCTGCACCGCCCGGTCGGCGACGTTCTCGCCCACCGCTCCCGCTCCGATCACGATCACGTCGTATTCGTTGCTGCTCATGCTCTCTCCTGTCGATTCGTTGTCGTGCGGGGTGGTCGGGGAGGGGGACGCCACTAGCGGCCCACGAACTCCGCTTGGGTCCTGGTGAGGAAGGCCTGCATGCCGATCGCGGCATCTTCGCTGGTGGCCAGCCGGACGAGCGCCGGCTGCAACTGGGCCTCTGCCGCCGCGTCGCCTTCTCGCACCGCGAGCTTGGCGTTGGCGAGCGCGGCCTGGACGGCGAGGGGAGCCTGCGCCGCGATCCGCTCCGCGATGGCGAGCGCCCTGTCGAACTGCTCTCCGTCGTCGACCAGCTCCTGCACCAGGCCGATGCGATGGGCCTCTGCCGCGTCGAAAGAATCGCCGGTGAGGATGTAGCGCATGGCGTTGCCCCAGCCGACAGCGCGGGGGAACCGGATGGTGGCCCCGCCGAACGGCAGGATGCCCCTGGACACCTCGATCTGGCCGAACGTGGTGGACCGGGCCGCAACGGCGATGTCGCTCGCCAGGATCAGCTCGATGCCGAGGGTGAGGCAGGTGCCGTGCACGGCGATCACGACGGGCTTGCTGAGACACTGCCCGGACACCTGCCACGGGTTGATGCCGTCGTCGCTCTCGATGGTGAGGCCGTCCGCTCCGATGCGCGGCCCGATGTCTGCGAGGTCGAGGCCTGCGGTGAAGTGGTCGCCGACGGCGTAGACGAGGCCGACGCGCAACCCGGGGTCGCGTTCGAGCTCTCCGTATGCGTCGGAGAGCAGCCGGAGGAGTTCGAAGTCTGCGGCGTTGCGCTTCTCCGGCCTGTTGAAGCCGATGAGCAGGATGTGGCCCCGCCTCTCGGTGATGATCTTGGGTTCGGTCATGTCTCCCAAGCTACCTCCGCCGTCAGGACGCGTCATCGGCAGGGCGCGGATCTGTGGAGAGATGGCGAGCGGCGCCGCCTGTGGAGGAACCGCCGCCCGCGCCAGCCGCGCCGCCCGCGCCGCCCGCGCCAGCCGCGCCGCCCACGCCGCCAGCGCCGCCGCCCAGCCGCCCGGTCAGCGCGCCCAGGATCCGCAGGATCACGGCCATGTCGCGCCCCGCCGCATCCGGGGACTCCGGCGCGAACTCCGTGATCGCAGCACCGGCCAGCTCGAACCGCCCGCGCAGCGCCCGCACCGCGTCGCACAGCGCCTCCGGCTGTACCCCGAACGGCTCCGGGTGTCCGATGCCGCTGATGGTGGCCGGGTCGAGCACATCCAGGTCGATGTGCACGTACACAGACGTCGCTCCCGTCGCCTCGACAGCCGCGACCAGGGCGGCCGGGTCGTCGAGGTCGGCCGGGCCGAGCATCCGGATGCCTGCCTCGTCGATGTACGCCGACTCGTCGTCGTCGAGTGCGCGCGTCCCGGCCAGGATCACCTGCGCGGGGGAGAGGAGGGATGGTCCGGTAGACGCGAGCCCGTCCGGTGCGTCGCCGAGGAGGGCGCGCACGACCATGCCGTGGAAGGCGCTCGACGGGGAGGATC encodes the following:
- a CDS encoding ATP-dependent DNA ligase; its protein translation is MEPTHPSPAQPVAPMLAKAVPTVPDPDKVDGGLSYEPKWDGFRAIVYATGTSNPDGTGTIESVEIGSRGSKMLTRYFPELVEAFTRILPGPCVLDGEIVVPTGEPGAQRLDWEALSQRIHPAASRVKLLAEQTPATFVAFDLLALGDESYLDRPFSERRAALESFAGDLPAPIELTRTTTDVDLARRWLVEFEGAGLDGVVAKPLAAPYAQNKRTMLKVKHHRTADVVALGYRIHTSGRGVGSLLVGLYDSDGELRNIGGVSAFTDKRRLELVDELDPLVLRDDDGQTVTGETERSRFSSGKDVSFVRLRPERVLEVRYDQMEGMRFRHTAQFERWRPDRDARSCTYEQLDRPIAYDLGNVLS
- a CDS encoding NAD(P)/FAD-dependent oxidoreductase, producing the protein MSSNEYDVIVIGAGAVGENVADRAVQGGMRTVIVEAELVGGECSYWACMPSKALLRSGALLRAAQRVGGTREAVTGRLDVEAVLRRRDVMTSDWKDDGQVEWLNGAGIDLVRGHAVITGVREVTVTAEDGTETVLTAKHAVAVCTGSASLLPDIPGLRESEPWTSRDATSVQRVPVSLAILGGGVVGVEMATAYAGFGTEVHLVSRSGLLGANEPFAGELVADSLRELGANLHLDVSPTAVERTDDDGFQLTLDDGTTIRTDELLVATGRIPHTAGLGLEAFGLEGGAWLNVDDSMRVLGADGEPVDGGWLYGVGDVNHRALLTHQGKYQARAAGDAIAARAKGATVSLEPWGTYVATADHQSVPQVTFTDPEVASVGLTAAAAEKAGYRTRVVDYEISGVSGASIAADNYVGKARMVVDEDRQVVLGVTFVGQDVGELLHSATIAVVGEVPLSRLWHAVPSYPTLSEVWLRLLETYGRPKE
- the ligD gene encoding non-homologous end-joining DNA ligase, whose amino-acid sequence is MAGDAVVLTVPGPHGEREVRVSSPGRVLWPELGITKLDLANYFVAVGDAFVRANGDRPVSLQRFPEGIDGEQFFSKNPPRGAPDYVRSVMVVYPSARSHPQLVIDEPAAAVWAVQMNTVVFHPWPSRAENSDNPDQLRIDLDPQPGTDFGDAIPAAIELRAVLREAGLDAFIKTSGNRGLHVFAPIEPTHEFLDVRHAVIAAARELERRMPDKVTTAWWKEERGERIFVDFNQANRDRTMAGAYSPRALAHAPVATPITWDELESTDPRSHTILTIPERLATVGDPWETFGDKPGRIDELLGWWQRDLDDGLGELPFPPDYPKMPGEPPRVQPSRAKKP
- a CDS encoding arginase family protein, whose protein sequence is MSGASFLVVPQWQGSGSSRAMRLIDGAEAIRGDLPAAATTVVPVPAAAGESLGTGVHRFSALTTVRDAATAELMLLDAPVVTIGGDCAADLASVQHAVAVAEPGSVALVWFDAHADINDVGSSPSSAFHGMVVRALLGDAPDGLASTGPSLLSPAQVILAGTRALDDDESAYIDEAGIRMLGPADLDDPAALVAAVEATGATSVYVHIDLDVLDPATISGIGHPEPFGVQPEALCDAVRALRGRFELAGAAITEFAPESPDAAGRDMAVILRILGALTGRLGGGAGGVGGAAGAGGAGGAAGAGGGSSTGGAARHLSTDPRPADDAS
- a CDS encoding Fe-S oxidoreductase; translated protein: MRVITRVLFDSPISTLGYLYATAVGLVWGFIWSTGRVERRAGLFVFRGMPERTFGRGGSCVGGCYLTAQNVSDDILEHEAIHKRQWQRYGMVFPLLYLVSGRDPLKNRFEIEAGLEKGGYR
- a CDS encoding endonuclease/exonuclease/phosphatase family protein; the protein is MGENDEASPKTGCETRGVPLKIVSYNLRKHAAGHELADIAATYDVDALCLQECDSEALPERLHHLILADATRTNRLGLAVYVREDRYDILDTKVFAVQKSVHDRVLAPANERLLAVRLHDRETEEDVLVGSFHAAPLTASNSLRRKQIAAAHAGMRSLAADIPSVMVGDFNYPWFIRGLERHLTTAGYALSRSTEPTYLRYKFFTGYFDFVTSTGFEIQRVDVLPRGASDHRAISLDAELAA
- a CDS encoding SIP domain-containing protein gives rise to the protein MYRPDHANHTATTAHHDDRVQFLVVGDESSLTELEAELALLPLCARGRVFVEVGDADEIVQLATPMRMTVTWLTRHNRSGRPGTGERCARGEAATRAVRAWTTEMLCDGPGETRVILTGGFALVSEVRDHLESVVGMPADAIVAPAYH
- a CDS encoding crotonase/enoyl-CoA hydratase family protein, with translation MTEPKIITERRGHILLIGFNRPEKRNAADFELLRLLSDAYGELERDPGLRVGLVYAVGDHFTAGLDLADIGPRIGADGLTIESDDGINPWQVSGQCLSKPVVIAVHGTCLTLGIELILASDIAVAARSTTFGQIEVSRGILPFGGATIRFPRAVGWGNAMRYILTGDSFDAAEAHRIGLVQELVDDGEQFDRALAIAERIAAQAPLAVQAALANAKLAVREGDAAAEAQLQPALVRLATSEDAAIGMQAFLTRTQAEFVGR
- a CDS encoding SDR family NAD(P)-dependent oxidoreductase, which produces MTAASEGSRRTIVLTGASSGIGLVAAQRLSEQGNEVAVVGRNPERTRGIAEKIGATPFLADFEKLDEVRALASALLDRYDTIDVLANNAGGLNAKRELTVDGHERTIQANHLAPFLLTHLLRPRLEQTAALGRDVRVVSTASLANRFGHLRLDDLDWEKRAWLGGWRAYGTAKLATILFIRELAERLTGTGVDAFSFHPGTIATNFGRTSPLIRFGAFVTRNGYGVPVEAGAAPLVRLAAEAPVGAPSGTYFDRLSANGPTAAQAKDAQLGRDLWTITEQLVGVDTRV